The Thamnophis elegans isolate rThaEle1 chromosome Z, rThaEle1.pri, whole genome shotgun sequence genome contains a region encoding:
- the LOC116522520 gene encoding uncharacterized protein LOC116522520 — protein sequence MSDRLKKLSFLKKKDNQKSHPQINKDNQEAQFSSSRPSSFSASQRLSQVFPLLLTSSPAPMELRKKVQLPALVLPDLAGRATAKTPLGLSQMEIKGSRKERPPLPRVPEKEKSQRSHLTQGRKCSPNAVPSSYSELSDEYVSYLWDSKKPLKRSVKEILDSMEDSEILEAIFNHLHPLQIYLYRYYGLKLRNCRRKELAKDHIKRLVVFSVADEADKEGISETIRLAAFRHLLEILQILREVGPNQTLRRRSLLGGSCQIL from the exons ATGTCTGATAGGCTGAAAAAGTTGTCCTTCCTGAAGAAGAAGGACAACCAAAAGTCTCATCCACAGATCAATAAAGACAACCAGGAAGCCCAGTTCTCTAGCTCCCGCCCGTCCAGTTTCTCAGCCAGTCAGCGACTCTCtcaagtcttccctctgcttctGACGTCTTCCCCAGCTCCAATGGAACTCAGGAAGAAGGTTCAGCTTCCAGCTCTGGTGCTGCCTGATTTGGCAGGCAGAGCAACTGCCAAGACCCCTCTGGGGCTTTCTCAGATGGAGATCAAGGGTAGCCGGAAGGAGCGCCCTCCCTTGCCAAGGGTGCCCGAGAAGGAAAAGTCTCAGAGGAGCCACCTCACCCAGGGGAGAAAATGCTCCCCAAACGCCGTCCCATCTTCCTATTCAG AACTCTCTGATGAATACGTTAGCTATTTGTGGGACAGCAAGAAGCCGCTAAAAAGATCAGTCAAAGAAATCTTGGACTCCATGGAGGACAGTGAAATATTAGAGGCCATCTTCAACCATCTTCATCCTCTCCAG ATCTACCTGTACAGATATTATGGGTTAAAGCTGAGGAACTGCAGGAGGAAGGAGCTTGCAAAGGACCATATAAAAAGACTTGTGGTGTTCTCAGTTGCAGACGAGGCAGACAAAGAG GGAATCTCGGAAACCATCCGCCTCGCTGCATTTCGTCATCTGCTCGAAATCCTCCAGATCCTCAGGGAGGTTGGCCCCAATCAAACGCTGAGGAGACGGTCTCTCTTGGGTGGCTCCTGTCAAATCCTGTGA